A genomic stretch from Gemmatimonadota bacterium includes:
- a CDS encoding polymer-forming cytoskeletal protein, with product MRAGNRLPTLFAAALLLQAGPLSAASIPGAIEELSYRARNAIPALFFLNPTVAPQAVPAAAPQGPTVNPAHLDNATTLERDLRAALRSPLADTRLTVTGGSARLGDYSVGSAERIAGHVVVLKGNADIHGRIEGNVVALDGDVVLHPGAVITGDVLSIGGHIRQLGGLISGSQMEADAAPTEAAVSIPAQVARRGAGLLGVGLTLIILGLGVVTFGRPNLEIVSDTVVHSFGRAFLVGLLGQVLILPTFGMLIVGLVLTIAGTVLVPFAAVVYVLIAIIALVGGLLAVAHAMGETITRRRMAQGIMMSPNAYRYVITGLASLATIWLAWVGFGWVPVAGAFVFAGAVLLTWSVATVGFGAALLSRGGVREHFAGRILPPELMTDEYLWATPQFGVPAVKRPTKDVK from the coding sequence ATGCGGGCTGGTAACCGGCTCCCGACCCTCTTCGCTGCCGCGCTGCTGCTTCAGGCCGGTCCGCTCTCTGCGGCCTCGATCCCCGGTGCCATCGAAGAGCTGTCCTATCGCGCCCGCAATGCCATCCCGGCGCTCTTTTTCCTGAATCCGACGGTCGCGCCGCAGGCAGTCCCGGCCGCCGCGCCACAGGGCCCGACCGTCAATCCCGCGCATCTCGACAACGCCACCACGCTCGAGCGCGATCTCCGCGCGGCGCTTCGCTCGCCACTCGCGGACACGCGGCTCACGGTGACTGGTGGCAGCGCCCGCCTCGGCGACTATTCCGTCGGCTCGGCCGAACGAATCGCCGGCCACGTCGTGGTGCTGAAGGGCAACGCCGACATCCACGGCCGCATCGAGGGCAATGTGGTAGCGCTCGACGGCGACGTCGTGCTGCACCCTGGTGCGGTGATCACCGGCGACGTGCTCTCGATCGGCGGCCACATTCGGCAACTCGGCGGCCTGATCAGCGGCAGCCAGATGGAAGCCGATGCCGCGCCGACCGAAGCGGCGGTCTCGATTCCCGCCCAGGTGGCGCGACGCGGTGCGGGTCTTCTCGGCGTCGGTCTGACGCTGATCATTCTCGGGCTCGGCGTCGTCACCTTCGGGAGACCGAATCTCGAGATTGTCTCCGACACCGTGGTGCACTCCTTCGGCCGGGCCTTCCTGGTCGGGTTACTGGGCCAGGTGCTGATCCTGCCAACCTTCGGGATGCTGATCGTCGGCCTGGTGCTGACCATCGCCGGCACGGTGCTGGTGCCGTTCGCCGCGGTGGTCTACGTGCTGATCGCGATCATTGCGCTCGTCGGCGGCCTGCTCGCCGTGGCCCACGCGATGGGCGAGACGATCACCCGCCGCCGCATGGCGCAGGGGATCATGATGTCACCGAACGCCTACCGTTACGTGATCACCGGCCTCGCCTCGTTGGCGACGATCTGGCTCGCCTGGGTCGGCTTCGGCTGGGTGCCCGTCGCGGGCGCGTTCGTCTTCGCCGGCGCGGTGCTGCTCACGTGGAGCGTGGCGACGGTCGGCTTCGGTGCGGCGCTCCTCTCGCGTGGCGGCGTGCGCGAACACTTCGCCGGGCGGATCCTGCCCCCCGAACTGATGACCGACGAATATCTCTGGGCCACGCCGCAGTTCGGCGTTCCCGCAGTCAAGCGCCCGACGAAGGACGTGAAGTGA
- a CDS encoding sigma-70 family RNA polymerase sigma factor, with translation MSPQGTVDWKALTDQEVVRHAVAGREAAYRELIRRYQRPVFSLLYRMVRDRELAEDLAQETFVKVLNAVESYRPEFKFSSWIFKIANNTAIDHLRRRNLDTLSLDGSPHAESADAVEATTLQISDGAESALEEVTARELGKQIEVAIAQLRPEYRACILLRHVEGRPYEEIAEMLDLPLGTVKTYIHRARNELRILLADTRDA, from the coding sequence GTGAGCCCGCAGGGTACCGTGGACTGGAAGGCGCTGACCGATCAGGAAGTGGTGCGTCACGCCGTGGCTGGCCGGGAGGCCGCCTACCGTGAGCTGATCCGTCGCTACCAGCGGCCGGTCTTCTCGCTGCTCTATCGGATGGTGCGCGACCGCGAGCTGGCCGAGGATCTGGCGCAGGAAACCTTCGTGAAGGTCCTCAACGCGGTCGAGAGCTATCGCCCCGAGTTCAAGTTCTCGAGCTGGATCTTCAAGATCGCCAACAACACCGCGATCGATCACCTCCGGCGTCGCAACCTGGACACGCTGTCGCTCGACGGCTCGCCCCACGCCGAAAGCGCCGACGCGGTCGAGGCGACCACGCTGCAGATCAGTGATGGCGCCGAATCCGCCCTGGAAGAAGTGACCGCCCGAGAGCTGGGCAAGCAGATCGAAGTGGCCATCGCCCAGCTCCGGCCGGAATACCGCGCCTGCATCCTGCTCCGGCACGTCGAAGGGCGCCCGTACGAGGAAATCGCCGAGATGCTCGACCTCCCCCTCGGCACCGTGAAGACCTACATCCACCGGGCTCGCAACGAGCTCCGGATCCTGCTCGCCGACACGCGTGACGCCTGA
- a CDS encoding ubiquinone/menaquinone biosynthesis methyltransferase, which yields MPTANEALPVTGGDAKREYVRGVFTDIAPRYDLLNHVLSLNADTRWRRTAVDRLGWERAPEGTYLDLCAGTQDLAADLGNRPAFRGRVIAADFVPAMLVRGKGKSARVRAAAADALHLPFEDGTFDGATVGFGVRNLMDLDAGLREAARVLKPGARFVILEFSTPRWQPLRSLYLTYFRHILPRVGRLVSKHTNAYDWLPASVLAFPEPPALAARMTAAGFAQVQWETHWGGIVAVHVGVREES from the coding sequence ATGCCAACTGCCAACGAGGCGCTACCGGTCACGGGTGGGGATGCCAAGCGCGAGTATGTGCGCGGAGTCTTCACCGACATCGCTCCGCGCTATGACCTGCTGAACCACGTTCTCTCCCTCAACGCCGACACCCGCTGGCGCCGCACGGCGGTGGACCGCCTCGGCTGGGAACGGGCGCCCGAGGGCACCTACCTGGACCTCTGCGCCGGCACCCAGGACCTGGCTGCCGACCTCGGCAACCGGCCCGCCTTCCGCGGGCGGGTCATCGCGGCAGACTTCGTCCCCGCGATGCTGGTGCGCGGCAAGGGGAAGTCGGCGCGCGTCCGCGCGGCGGCGGCGGATGCGCTCCACCTGCCGTTCGAGGATGGCACCTTCGACGGGGCGACGGTCGGCTTCGGGGTGCGCAACCTGATGGATCTCGATGCGGGACTCCGGGAGGCGGCACGGGTGCTGAAGCCAGGCGCGCGCTTCGTGATCCTGGAATTCTCGACGCCGCGGTGGCAACCGCTCCGCAGCCTCTACCTCACCTACTTCCGTCACATCCTGCCGCGGGTGGGACGGCTCGTCTCGAAACATACGAACGCCTACGACTGGCTACCAGCGTCTGTCCTCGCCTTCCCCGAACCGCCGGCCCTGGCCGCCCGGATGACGGCGGCCGGCTTTGCCCAGGTGCAATGGGAAACGCATTGGGGCGGGATCGTGGCGGTGCACGTGGGGGTACGGGAGGAATCATGA
- a CDS encoding menaquinone biosynthesis decarboxylase, translating into MTLDTIADYIAAIERMGELVRITQPVRTHLEIAEIADRTMKLPGGGPALLFERPVLPNGRESSIPVAINLYGSRKRMCLALGVDRLDAIGDRIAEMVQLKVPEGIMGKLSMLPKLAEMAKYPPKTRSGKPACQEIVLRGDDIDLEALPILQTWPGDGGCYLTLPMVITRDPKTGGRNVGMYRVQVQGKRDLAMHWQRHKSGAAHWREMAARGETMPVVIAIGGDPASVYSGSAPLPPAIDEFLFAGFLRREPVELAKALTCDLEVPAEAEIVIEGYIDPSEELVMEGPFGDHTGFYSLADRYPRLHVTAVTMKKKPTYIATLVGRPPMEDYWLGHATERIFLPLLRLTVPEIVDYHMPAAGIFHNLVFASIDKQYPGQAYKVMHAMWGTGLMSLSKVLVIVDKDVNVQDQEETWWVALNNIDPKRDVEFARGPVDVLDHASQHFSFGSKMGIDATRKWPEEGFTREWPDKIVMDEGTKAKVDEMWASLGIVR; encoded by the coding sequence ATGACACTCGACACCATTGCCGACTATATCGCCGCCATCGAGCGGATGGGCGAACTGGTCCGGATCACCCAGCCGGTCCGGACCCATCTGGAGATCGCGGAGATCGCCGATCGGACGATGAAGCTCCCCGGTGGCGGCCCGGCCCTCCTCTTCGAGCGGCCCGTGCTCCCCAATGGCCGCGAGTCCAGCATCCCGGTGGCGATCAACCTCTATGGCTCGCGGAAGCGGATGTGTCTGGCCCTCGGCGTCGATCGCCTCGATGCCATCGGCGACCGGATCGCCGAGATGGTGCAGCTCAAGGTGCCTGAGGGGATCATGGGGAAGCTGTCGATGCTCCCCAAGCTCGCCGAGATGGCCAAGTACCCGCCGAAGACGCGGTCGGGGAAGCCGGCCTGCCAGGAGATTGTCCTCCGTGGCGACGACATCGACCTCGAGGCGCTGCCGATCCTGCAGACCTGGCCGGGCGATGGCGGCTGCTACCTGACCCTGCCGATGGTGATCACCCGCGATCCGAAGACCGGCGGCCGCAACGTCGGGATGTACCGGGTGCAGGTGCAGGGGAAGCGCGACCTCGCGATGCACTGGCAGCGCCACAAGAGCGGCGCGGCGCACTGGCGCGAGATGGCCGCACGCGGCGAGACGATGCCGGTGGTGATCGCGATCGGTGGTGACCCGGCCTCGGTCTATTCCGGCTCCGCGCCGCTGCCGCCGGCGATCGACGAGTTCCTCTTCGCCGGTTTCCTCCGTCGTGAGCCGGTCGAGCTCGCCAAGGCGCTCACCTGCGACCTCGAGGTGCCTGCCGAAGCGGAGATCGTGATCGAGGGATACATCGATCCGAGCGAGGAGCTGGTGATGGAGGGGCCGTTCGGCGACCACACCGGCTTCTACTCGCTCGCCGATCGCTATCCGCGTCTGCATGTGACTGCCGTGACGATGAAGAAGAAGCCGACCTACATCGCGACGCTGGTCGGGCGGCCGCCGATGGAGGACTACTGGCTCGGCCATGCGACGGAGCGGATCTTCCTCCCGCTGTTGCGGCTGACCGTGCCCGAGATCGTCGACTATCACATGCCGGCGGCGGGGATCTTCCACAACCTCGTCTTCGCCAGCATCGACAAGCAGTATCCCGGGCAGGCCTACAAGGTGATGCACGCGATGTGGGGCACCGGGCTCATGTCACTGTCGAAGGTGCTGGTGATCGTCGACAAGGACGTGAATGTGCAGGATCAGGAGGAGACCTGGTGGGTCGCGCTCAACAACATCGACCCGAAGCGCGACGTCGAGTTCGCGCGCGGGCCGGTGGACGTGCTCGACCATGCCTCGCAGCACTTCTCCTTCGGCAGCAAGATGGGGATCGATGCCACGCGGAAGTGGCCCGAGGAGGGCTTCACGCGCGAGTGGCCGGACAAGATCGTGATGGATGAGGGGACGAAGGCGAAGGTGGATGAGATGTGGGCGAGTTTAGGGATTGTTCGATGA
- a CDS encoding UbiA family prenyltransferase: MIDHREGQTFTGPSALARWASFVKLPHTLFALPFALLGVLAASRVAPVTWGTVAWVAVAFSSARFAAMGFNRIVDRAFDAENPRTKARELPSGAIAVGTAKVAVVVAAMLFMVASWQLNPLCLYLSPVALAWVLGYSYAKRFTSWPHLWLGLSLAIAPVGGWLAVTGAWSTPWWLLLVITLGVMTWVAGFDVFYALPDEGFDRDQGLRSAVVRLGQTRAIFFGKLLHGITIPALAVFGWGAGFGVWYYVGVAAAAAILTYEHQLVKPGDLSRLDAAFFTMNGVMSVTVFVFALIDVVVG, encoded by the coding sequence ATGATCGATCATCGCGAAGGCCAGACCTTCACCGGTCCCTCCGCCCTCGCCCGCTGGGCGTCGTTCGTGAAGTTGCCCCATACCCTCTTCGCATTGCCGTTCGCGCTGCTTGGCGTGCTCGCCGCGAGCCGCGTGGCGCCGGTGACGTGGGGGACGGTGGCGTGGGTGGCGGTGGCCTTCTCCTCGGCGCGCTTCGCGGCGATGGGCTTCAACCGGATCGTCGACCGCGCCTTCGACGCCGAGAACCCGCGCACCAAGGCGCGCGAGCTGCCGAGCGGGGCGATCGCGGTCGGCACGGCGAAGGTGGCGGTGGTGGTGGCGGCGATGCTCTTCATGGTGGCGAGCTGGCAACTGAATCCGCTCTGCCTCTATCTCTCGCCGGTCGCGCTCGCGTGGGTGCTGGGCTACTCGTACGCCAAGCGCTTCACCTCGTGGCCGCACCTCTGGCTCGGGCTGTCGCTGGCGATCGCGCCGGTCGGCGGCTGGCTCGCAGTGACCGGGGCGTGGAGCACGCCCTGGTGGCTGCTGCTGGTGATCACGCTCGGCGTGATGACCTGGGTCGCCGGCTTCGATGTCTTCTATGCGCTTCCCGACGAGGGCTTCGACCGCGACCAGGGGCTCCGGAGCGCCGTGGTGCGCCTGGGCCAGACGCGCGCGATCTTCTTCGGCAAGCTGCTGCACGGCATCACCATCCCCGCGCTCGCCGTCTTCGGCTGGGGCGCCGGCTTCGGCGTCTGGTACTATGTCGGCGTCGCCGCGGCGGCCGCCATCCTGACTTACGAGCATCAGCTGGTGAAGCCAGGCGACCTCTCCCGCCTCGACGCGGCGTTCTTCACGATGAATGGGGTGATGAGCGTGACGGTGTTCGTGTTTGCGTTGATCGATGTCGTTGTTGGATGA
- a CDS encoding UbiX family flavin prenyltransferase, producing the protein MTALPVVLAITGASGAPYAVRLLDVLARARVPVDLIVSSHGWRLLQTESGVADLAALQAATGGDWSSITVYDDGDRGAKPASGSYRTRGMVICPCSMGTVAAIAGGTSRSLVERAADVMLKERRPLLLVPRETPLSLIHLRNLTAVTEAGATVMPAAPGFYHQPTTISELVDFMVQRMLDHLGVDIALAPRWGG; encoded by the coding sequence ATGACCGCCCTTCCCGTCGTCCTCGCCATCACCGGCGCCTCTGGCGCTCCTTACGCCGTGCGGCTGCTCGACGTGCTCGCGCGGGCGCGAGTGCCGGTGGACTTGATCGTGTCGTCGCACGGCTGGCGGTTGCTCCAGACGGAGTCGGGGGTCGCCGACCTCGCCGCGTTGCAGGCCGCGACGGGTGGTGACTGGTCGAGCATCACGGTGTACGACGATGGTGACCGGGGGGCGAAGCCGGCCTCGGGGTCGTACCGGACGCGCGGGATGGTGATCTGCCCCTGCTCGATGGGGACCGTGGCCGCGATTGCCGGCGGGACCTCGCGGTCGCTGGTGGAGCGCGCCGCCGACGTGATGCTCAAGGAGCGGCGGCCGCTGCTGCTGGTGCCGCGCGAGACGCCGCTGTCGCTGATCCACCTCCGCAACCTGACCGCTGTCACCGAGGCGGGAGCCACCGTGATGCCGGCGGCGCCGGGCTTCTACCATCAGCCGACCACCATCAGCGAGCTGGTCGACTTCATGGTGCAGCGGATGCTCGACCACCTGGGCGTCGACATCGCCCTCGCGCCGCGCTGGGGAGGCTGA
- a CDS encoding metallophosphoesterase family protein: protein MRLGIIADTHGLLRPEVFEVFAGVDHILHAGDVGPLDIITELEAIAPVTAVFGNTDGFDVRARLPRVARVELDGFDIVVTHGDQFGRGVPSEEFQAAYPTADILIHGHTHIPKLELVDVVVTVMNPGGAGPRRFDIPASVGIMELEAGIPPRGRLVPLTGADEE, encoded by the coding sequence ATGCGCCTCGGCATCATCGCCGACACCCACGGCCTGCTCCGCCCCGAGGTCTTCGAGGTCTTCGCCGGCGTCGATCACATTCTCCACGCCGGCGATGTCGGCCCGCTCGACATCATCACCGAGCTCGAGGCAATCGCGCCGGTCACCGCCGTCTTCGGCAATACCGACGGCTTCGACGTGCGGGCCCGGCTGCCGCGCGTGGCGCGGGTCGAGCTGGACGGCTTCGATATCGTCGTCACCCACGGCGACCAGTTCGGGCGCGGGGTGCCGAGCGAGGAATTCCAGGCGGCGTACCCGACCGCGGACATCCTGATTCACGGGCACACCCACATCCCCAAGCTCGAGCTGGTCGACGTGGTAGTGACGGTGATGAACCCCGGCGGGGCGGGTCCGCGTCGCTTCGACATTCCGGCGTCGGTCGGAATCATGGAACTGGAGGCAGGGATTCCGCCGCGTGGACGGTTGGTGCCATTGACGGGAGCGGATGAGGAGTGA
- a CDS encoding PEP-CTERM sorting domain-containing protein: MKRFALSAVLVAVATPLAAQTTVYNNMYNPAPGNYVSQGFECCQVQAVGGLISMSSGGTLEVARFGMSSWAKASDWVGFGGNTGAGFTAPITLTIFDGTGGTLGAQLFTTTSSQYIPYRPEADATCPGGTAWRDQTGACFNGMAFEIAFAPIGWLLPQDIGYVLSYNTQTVGYNPTGTPTPMNSINVGLLAGLGGTTVGSTINALYDMTTGGMTVDDGSYGYSTLAEFRIVSPGSGGQDVVPEPATMTLLATGLAGMAAARRRKAKRS; encoded by the coding sequence ATGAAGCGTTTCGCGCTCTCCGCTGTTCTCGTCGCCGTTGCCACACCGCTCGCGGCGCAGACCACCGTGTACAACAACATGTACAATCCCGCGCCGGGGAATTACGTCAGCCAGGGCTTCGAGTGTTGCCAGGTGCAGGCCGTCGGCGGCCTGATCAGCATGAGCTCGGGCGGGACGCTCGAGGTGGCCCGTTTCGGAATGAGCAGCTGGGCCAAGGCCAGCGACTGGGTCGGCTTCGGGGGGAACACCGGCGCCGGCTTCACGGCCCCGATCACCCTGACGATCTTCGACGGCACCGGCGGCACGCTCGGCGCCCAGCTGTTCACGACCACCAGCAGCCAGTACATCCCGTACCGCCCCGAGGCGGACGCGACCTGCCCGGGTGGCACGGCGTGGCGCGATCAGACAGGGGCCTGCTTCAACGGCATGGCGTTCGAGATCGCCTTCGCACCGATCGGGTGGCTGCTCCCGCAGGACATCGGTTACGTGCTGTCCTACAACACGCAGACCGTGGGCTACAATCCGACCGGCACTCCGACCCCGATGAACTCGATCAACGTCGGCCTGCTCGCCGGCCTCGGCGGCACGACCGTCGGCTCGACGATCAACGCGCTGTACGACATGACCACCGGCGGGATGACGGTGGATGACGGCAGCTACGGCTACTCGACGTTGGCGGAGTTTCGGATCGTCTCCCCGGGCAGTGGCGGCCAGGACGTCGTTCCCGAGCCGGCGACGATGACGCTGCTGGCGACCGGGCTGGCCGGAATGGCGGCGGCGCGGCGGCGGAAGGCGAAGCGGTCGTAG
- a CDS encoding PEP-CTERM sorting domain-containing protein, whose amino-acid sequence MRLMIYDPVLAATGFLIYEPYINGPNAAPEDIWTTSAFSATSGSLWLRLQGASCYNNNIGNLPTIQGYAGGASVGCDNATTKSLSASTLIYGVNFGIGSGWNDNFLGAVDGVQFAFTSGFSGSFDFQTVGGQQDVVPEPATMTLLATGLAGMAAARRRKAKRS is encoded by the coding sequence ATGCGGCTGATGATTTACGATCCCGTCCTCGCGGCGACCGGCTTCCTGATCTATGAGCCGTATATCAACGGTCCGAACGCGGCACCGGAAGACATCTGGACGACGTCCGCCTTCTCCGCCACCTCCGGGTCGCTCTGGCTCCGGTTGCAGGGCGCGAGCTGCTACAACAACAACATCGGCAACCTGCCCACCATTCAGGGCTATGCCGGAGGCGCCAGCGTCGGCTGCGACAACGCCACCACCAAGTCGCTCAGCGCAAGCACCCTGATCTATGGTGTCAATTTCGGCATCGGCAGTGGCTGGAATGACAACTTTCTCGGTGCCGTCGACGGGGTCCAGTTCGCCTTCACGTCGGGGTTCAGCGGCTCCTTCGACTTCCAGACGGTCGGCGGGCAGCAGGACGTCGTCCCCGAGCCGGCGACGATGACACTGCTGGCGACCGGGCTGGCCGGGATGGCGGCGGCGCGGCGGCGGAAGGCGAAGCGGTCGTAA